One Stenotrophomonas sp. SAU14A_NAIMI4_5 DNA segment encodes these proteins:
- a CDS encoding TrmH family RNA methyltransferase — MPRAEVPATGGGGGGRGGNDELRLFGLNAVLAAFEARPQALRKLYLLEARIPRLQPLLKWCVANRVGYRVVEDGDLNKLAGTTHHEGVVADVVRAPVLPLAQWLQQVGEGPALALWLDGVGNPHNLGAILRSAAHFGAKALLLPAGSTLALSGAAARVAEGGAEALPLVQLPDDATAMAQLRAAGFGLAATLVEGGQDVFRAELPARLVYVMGAESEGMDRALASQCDQQVSIPGSGAVESLNVASATAVLLAQWASRRS, encoded by the coding sequence TTGCCGCGCGCGGAGGTGCCGGCTACCGGCGGTGGCGGTGGCGGCCGCGGCGGCAACGATGAGCTGCGCCTTTTCGGCCTGAATGCCGTGCTGGCCGCCTTCGAAGCGCGCCCGCAGGCGCTGCGCAAGCTGTACCTGCTGGAGGCGCGCATTCCGCGCCTGCAGCCCTTGCTGAAGTGGTGCGTGGCCAACCGCGTGGGCTACCGCGTGGTGGAAGACGGCGACCTGAACAAGCTGGCCGGCACCACCCACCATGAAGGCGTGGTGGCCGATGTGGTGCGCGCCCCGGTGCTGCCGCTGGCGCAGTGGCTGCAGCAGGTGGGCGAAGGCCCGGCACTGGCGCTGTGGCTGGATGGCGTGGGCAACCCGCACAACCTGGGCGCGATCCTGCGTTCGGCCGCGCACTTTGGCGCGAAGGCGCTGCTGCTGCCGGCCGGCAGCACGCTGGCCCTGTCCGGTGCCGCCGCGCGCGTGGCCGAAGGTGGTGCCGAGGCGCTGCCGCTGGTGCAGCTGCCCGATGACGCGACCGCCATGGCGCAGCTGCGTGCGGCGGGCTTCGGCCTGGCTGCGACCCTGGTCGAGGGTGGCCAGGACGTGTTCCGTGCCGAGCTGCCGGCACGCCTGGTTTACGTGATGGGCGCCGAGAGCGAGGGCATGGACCGCGCGCTGGCCAGCCAGTGCGACCAGCAGGTGTCCATCCCCGGCAGCGGCGCGGTGGAAAGCCTGAACGTCGCCTCCGCCACGGCGGTGCTGCTGGCACAGTGGGCCAGCCGCCGCAGCTGA
- a CDS encoding alanine/glycine:cation symporter family protein, whose amino-acid sequence MEATVHFINSIIWSKALIVVCLGAGLYFSLRTRFMQIRGFFEMCRLTVQGEKSDAGVSSFQALAMSMAGRMGIGNIAGVATAIAFGGPGAIFWMWVMGFLGASTSYVECTLAQIYKTKDAEGRYRGGPAYYIEKAMGLKWYALAFAIATIIAAGFLMPGVQANAIADSVINACRGTAVCGPLDGQMLGMSSVEALKLGIGIAVALLLGVVIFGGVKRIANFAEVVVPFMAAAFILMAIVIMIINYDRVPEMFGIIFDSAFGTHAAFGAMMGLAVEWGIKRGIYANEAGQGSGPHAAAASEVSHPAKQGYVQAFAIYFDTMMVCTATAFLILASGTYNVYSPAGASAPPIFQGLAGIPEGAGYAQAGVEAVLPGWGAAFVSIAIFFFAFTTIMAYYYMAETNLTYVNHNKKRPLTVLVLRLGIIAMVVFGAFHNATLAWALGDIGVGLMAWLNIIAILIIQKPAMLALRDYERQKKLGLDPTFDPDALGIKNADFWRQRKQESV is encoded by the coding sequence GTGGAAGCAACCGTACATTTCATCAACAGCATCATCTGGAGCAAGGCACTCATCGTGGTGTGCCTCGGCGCCGGCCTGTATTTCAGCCTGCGCACCCGCTTCATGCAGATCCGCGGCTTTTTCGAGATGTGCCGCCTCACCGTGCAGGGCGAGAAATCCGACGCCGGCGTGTCTTCCTTCCAGGCCCTGGCCATGTCGATGGCCGGCCGCATGGGCATCGGCAACATCGCCGGCGTGGCCACCGCCATCGCCTTCGGCGGCCCGGGCGCCATCTTCTGGATGTGGGTGATGGGCTTCCTCGGCGCGTCCACCTCGTACGTGGAATGCACCCTGGCGCAGATCTACAAGACCAAGGATGCCGAAGGCCGCTACCGCGGTGGCCCGGCGTACTACATCGAAAAGGCCATGGGCCTGAAGTGGTATGCGCTGGCCTTCGCCATCGCCACGATCATCGCCGCCGGTTTCCTGATGCCGGGCGTGCAGGCCAATGCCATCGCTGACAGCGTCATCAACGCCTGCCGCGGCACCGCCGTGTGCGGCCCGCTGGACGGCCAGATGCTGGGCATGAGCTCGGTCGAAGCGCTGAAGCTGGGCATCGGCATCGCCGTGGCCCTGCTGCTGGGCGTGGTCATCTTCGGTGGCGTCAAGCGCATCGCCAACTTCGCCGAAGTGGTGGTGCCGTTCATGGCGGCCGCCTTCATCCTGATGGCCATCGTCATCATGATCATCAACTACGACCGCGTGCCGGAAATGTTCGGCATCATCTTCGACAGCGCGTTCGGTACCCATGCTGCGTTCGGCGCGATGATGGGCCTGGCAGTGGAGTGGGGCATCAAGCGCGGCATCTACGCCAACGAAGCCGGCCAGGGCTCGGGCCCGCACGCGGCTGCGGCGTCGGAGGTCTCGCACCCGGCCAAGCAGGGTTACGTGCAGGCGTTCGCCATCTACTTCGACACCATGATGGTGTGCACCGCCACCGCGTTCCTGATCCTGGCCAGCGGCACCTACAACGTGTACTCGCCTGCGGGCGCCAGTGCGCCTCCGATTTTCCAGGGCCTGGCCGGTATTCCGGAGGGCGCCGGCTATGCGCAGGCGGGTGTGGAAGCGGTGCTGCCAGGCTGGGGCGCGGCGTTCGTCTCGATCGCCATCTTCTTCTTCGCCTTCACCACCATCATGGCCTATTACTACATGGCCGAAACCAACCTGACCTACGTCAACCACAACAAGAAGCGCCCGCTGACCGTGCTGGTGCTGCGCCTGGGCATCATCGCCATGGTCGTGTTCGGCGCATTCCATAATGCGACCCTGGCCTGGGCGCTGGGTGATATCGGCGTGGGCCTGATGGCCTGGCTGAACATCATCGCCATCCTCATCATCCAGAAGCCGGCCATGTTGGCGCTGCGCGACTACGAACGACAGAAGAAGCTGGGCCTGGATCCGACGTTCGACCCTGATGCCCTGGGCATCAAGAACGCGGACTTCTGGCGCCAGCGCAAGCAGGAGAGTGTGTAA
- a CDS encoding efflux RND transporter permease subunit, whose amino-acid sequence MKLSDISIQRPVFAVVMSLLLVVLGIMSFTRLTLRELPAIDPPIVSVSVDYTGASAAVIESRVTQVLEDALAGIEGIDTINARSSNGRSQVSIEFTSNRDIEAAANDVRDAVSRVADRMPEEARPPEIAKVESDADPIIWFNMSSTTMDTLELSDYADRYVVDRFSSLDGVAQVRIGGRQRYAMRIWLDRDQLAARGLTTGDVETALRNENVELPAGRIESADRDFTLRVERNYIKPEDFATIPLGKGRDGYVVRMGDVAKIELASAERRAYFRSNGEPGIGLGIVKTSTANSLDVARTARAEAERVAKTLPEGTQIFVTFDNTTFIEAAVDRVYATLVEAMLLVLAVIWLFLGSFRAALIPAVTVPVCLVAAFIALYAFDFSINLLTLLALVLCIGLVVDDAIVVVENVQRRIDLGEPPLVASKRGTTQVAFAVIATTAVLVAVFLPVGFLEGNTGRLFRELAVALAAAVALSAFVALTLTPMMASKLLKPHTGQAPRGLHGFVNRRLEGLAGAYGRVLERHVDRTWIYLLVMLAALAATWGLMKILPSELAPAEDRGSFQIMIDGPEGAGYDYTVQQVQQVEALLAPHVGPDKPIVRANPRVPGGWGASEEMHTGRVSVFLQPWRQRTDSTPDVANELQQELNTLRGVRVRTQVGGGLVRSGGQPFQIVLGGPAYPEIAQWRDRVLLRMADNPGLVGADSDYKETRPQMRVNIDRQRAADLGVPVTAIGSALETMMGSRRVTTFVDNGEEYDVLVQAGRDGRASPADLAAIRVRATSGELVPLSNLVTLSEVAEAGTLNRFNRLRSITISAGLAPGYPLGEAIAWAQQVTREELPQYAQINWKGESREFQSAGGAVLLTFAMALLVVYLVLAAQFESFIHPLTIMLTVPLGVLGALVGLWVSGGTVNLFSQIGIVMLVGLAAKNGILIVEFANQLRDDGRTVRAAIIESAVVRLRPILMTSIATVVGAIPLVVAGGPGSASRGTIGIVIIFGVTLSTFLSLFVVPAFYARLAPYTRSPEAVKRELEKQEAESPSVGGHA is encoded by the coding sequence ATGAAACTGTCGGACATTTCCATCCAGCGGCCGGTGTTCGCCGTGGTGATGAGCCTGCTGCTGGTGGTGCTGGGCATCATGTCCTTCACCCGCCTGACCCTGCGTGAGCTGCCGGCCATCGATCCGCCCATCGTCTCGGTGTCGGTGGACTACACCGGTGCTTCGGCGGCGGTCATCGAAAGCCGCGTCACCCAGGTGCTGGAAGATGCGCTGGCCGGCATCGAGGGCATCGACACGATCAACGCGCGCAGCAGCAACGGCCGCTCGCAGGTCAGCATCGAATTCACCTCCAACCGCGATATCGAAGCGGCCGCCAACGATGTGCGCGACGCCGTCAGCCGCGTGGCCGACCGCATGCCCGAAGAAGCGCGGCCGCCGGAAATCGCCAAGGTCGAGAGCGATGCCGACCCGATCATCTGGTTCAACATGTCCTCCACCACGATGGACACGCTGGAACTGAGCGACTACGCCGACCGCTACGTGGTCGACCGCTTCTCCAGCCTGGACGGTGTGGCGCAGGTGCGCATCGGTGGCCGCCAGCGCTATGCCATGCGCATCTGGCTGGACCGCGACCAGCTGGCCGCACGTGGGCTGACCACCGGCGATGTGGAGACCGCGCTGCGCAACGAAAACGTGGAACTGCCGGCCGGCCGCATCGAATCGGCCGACCGCGATTTCACCCTGCGCGTGGAGCGCAACTACATCAAGCCCGAAGACTTCGCGACCATTCCGCTGGGCAAGGGCCGCGACGGTTACGTGGTGCGCATGGGCGATGTGGCGAAGATCGAGCTGGCCTCGGCCGAACGCCGCGCGTACTTCCGCAGCAACGGCGAACCGGGCATCGGCCTGGGCATCGTCAAGACCTCCACCGCCAACTCGCTGGACGTGGCACGCACCGCGCGCGCTGAGGCCGAGCGCGTGGCCAAGACATTGCCGGAAGGCACGCAGATCTTCGTCACCTTCGACAACACCACCTTCATCGAAGCGGCCGTGGACCGCGTCTACGCCACCCTGGTGGAGGCGATGCTGCTGGTGCTGGCGGTCATCTGGCTGTTCCTGGGCAGTTTCCGCGCCGCGTTGATTCCCGCCGTCACCGTGCCGGTGTGCCTGGTGGCCGCGTTCATTGCGCTGTACGCCTTCGATTTCTCCATCAACCTGCTCACCCTGCTGGCGCTGGTGCTGTGCATCGGCCTGGTGGTGGACGATGCGATCGTGGTGGTGGAAAACGTGCAGCGCCGCATCGACCTGGGCGAACCGCCGCTGGTGGCGTCCAAGCGCGGCACCACGCAGGTGGCCTTCGCGGTCATCGCCACCACCGCCGTGCTGGTGGCGGTGTTCCTGCCGGTGGGGTTCCTGGAAGGCAACACCGGGCGCCTGTTCCGCGAACTGGCCGTCGCGCTGGCCGCGGCGGTGGCGTTGTCCGCGTTCGTGGCCCTGACGCTGACGCCGATGATGGCCTCCAAGCTGCTCAAGCCGCACACCGGGCAGGCCCCGCGCGGCCTGCATGGCTTCGTCAACCGCCGCCTGGAAGGCCTGGCGGGTGCGTATGGCCGCGTGCTGGAACGCCATGTCGACCGCACCTGGATCTACCTGCTGGTGATGCTGGCCGCACTGGCCGCCACCTGGGGGCTGATGAAGATCCTGCCGTCCGAACTGGCACCGGCCGAAGACCGTGGCTCGTTCCAGATCATGATCGACGGCCCCGAGGGCGCCGGCTACGACTACACCGTGCAGCAGGTGCAGCAGGTCGAAGCGCTGTTGGCCCCGCACGTGGGCCCGGACAAGCCGATCGTGCGCGCCAACCCGCGCGTACCCGGCGGCTGGGGTGCCAGCGAGGAAATGCATACCGGCCGCGTCAGCGTGTTCCTGCAGCCGTGGCGGCAGCGCACCGACAGCACGCCGGACGTGGCCAATGAACTGCAGCAGGAACTGAACACCCTGCGCGGCGTGCGTGTGCGCACACAGGTGGGTGGCGGCCTGGTGCGCAGTGGCGGCCAGCCGTTCCAGATCGTGCTGGGCGGCCCGGCCTACCCGGAAATCGCCCAGTGGCGCGACCGCGTGCTGCTGCGCATGGCCGACAACCCCGGCCTGGTCGGCGCCGATTCGGACTACAAGGAAACCCGCCCGCAGATGCGCGTGAACATCGACCGCCAGCGTGCGGCCGACCTCGGCGTGCCGGTCACCGCCATTGGCTCCGCGCTGGAAACCATGATGGGTTCGCGCCGCGTCACCACCTTCGTCGACAACGGCGAGGAGTACGACGTGCTGGTGCAGGCCGGCCGCGATGGCCGCGCCAGCCCCGCCGACCTGGCCGCCATCCGCGTGCGCGCCACGTCCGGCGAACTGGTGCCGCTATCCAACCTGGTCACCCTCAGCGAAGTGGCCGAGGCCGGCACCCTGAACCGCTTCAACCGCCTGCGCTCGATCACCATCAGTGCGGGTCTGGCGCCGGGCTATCCGCTGGGCGAGGCCATCGCCTGGGCGCAGCAGGTTACCCGCGAGGAGTTGCCGCAGTACGCGCAGATCAACTGGAAGGGCGAGTCGCGCGAGTTCCAGAGCGCGGGCGGCGCGGTGCTGCTGACCTTTGCCATGGCCCTGCTGGTGGTCTACCTGGTGCTGGCCGCGCAGTTCGAAAGCTTCATCCACCCGCTCACCATCATGCTGACCGTGCCGCTGGGCGTGCTCGGCGCGCTGGTTGGCCTGTGGGTGAGTGGCGGCACGGTGAACCTGTTCAGCCAGATCGGCATCGTGATGCTGGTCGGCCTGGCGGCCAAGAACGGCATCCTGATCGTCGAGTTCGCCAACCAGCTGCGCGATGACGGGCGCACCGTGCGCGCGGCCATCATCGAATCGGCCGTGGTCCGCCTGCGCCCGATCCTGATGACCTCGATCGCCACCGTGGTCGGCGCCATCCCGCTGGTGGTGGCCGGCGGCCCGGGTTCGGCCAGCCGCGGCACCATCGGCATCGTGATCATCTTCGGCGTCACCCTGTCCACGTTCCTGTCGCTGTTCGTGGTGCCGGCGTTCTACGCACGCCTGGCTCCGTACACCCGTTCGCCGGAAGCAGTGAAGCGCGAACTGGAGAAGCAGGAAGCCGAATCGCCTTCGGTCGGCGGCCATGCCTGA
- a CDS encoding efflux RND transporter periplasmic adaptor subunit, with translation MLARIASTLALGLSLAVLAGCAGKQEAAARRQGEAVPVTAQVVQPSQWNDTLQALGTAKARESISVTAKVSEIVDRVHFESGQQVAAGAPIVTLRGQAQEAALVQAQATFHEADQLYKRQRELATQRLVSSATLDTQKSIRDAAEARVAQMQADIGDRRVRAPFAGVLGIRQVSPGTLLTPTTVIATLDDIERMHVDFQVPEVEMAALSNGDKVSATSVAWPGRTFEGEVTTIDARVDPATRAVTVRADFANADHALRPGMLLDVRLFRPERPALVVPEIAVVQVGRDTFIYRIKADDTVERVDVTTGARRAGVVEIRQGLQGGERIVVDGTGKLRAGLKVAATDAAPANGTAPAKAPAAAPAEGNGG, from the coding sequence ATGTTGGCTCGTATTGCTTCGACCCTGGCCCTTGGCCTCAGCCTGGCCGTCCTGGCCGGGTGCGCAGGCAAACAGGAGGCCGCCGCGCGTCGGCAGGGCGAAGCCGTGCCGGTCACCGCGCAGGTCGTGCAGCCCTCGCAGTGGAACGACACCCTGCAGGCGCTGGGCACGGCCAAGGCCCGTGAATCCATCAGCGTCACCGCCAAGGTCAGCGAGATCGTCGACCGCGTGCACTTCGAAAGCGGCCAGCAGGTCGCCGCCGGTGCGCCCATCGTGACCCTGCGCGGGCAGGCCCAGGAGGCGGCGCTGGTGCAGGCGCAGGCGACCTTCCACGAAGCCGACCAGCTGTACAAGCGGCAGCGCGAGCTGGCCACCCAGCGTCTGGTCTCCAGCGCCACCCTCGATACCCAGAAGTCGATCCGCGACGCCGCCGAAGCGCGCGTGGCGCAGATGCAGGCGGATATCGGTGACCGTCGCGTGCGTGCACCGTTCGCCGGCGTGCTGGGCATCCGCCAGGTCAGCCCGGGCACGCTGCTGACCCCGACCACCGTCATCGCCACCCTCGATGACATCGAGCGCATGCATGTCGATTTCCAGGTGCCCGAAGTGGAAATGGCCGCGCTCTCCAACGGCGACAAGGTCAGCGCGACCAGCGTCGCCTGGCCGGGCCGCACCTTCGAAGGCGAAGTGACCACCATCGATGCACGCGTCGATCCGGCCACGCGTGCGGTGACCGTGCGTGCCGACTTCGCCAACGCCGACCACGCGCTGCGCCCGGGCATGCTGCTGGACGTGCGCCTGTTCCGCCCCGAGCGCCCGGCGCTGGTGGTGCCGGAAATCGCCGTGGTGCAGGTTGGCCGCGATACCTTCATCTACCGCATCAAGGCCGACGACACCGTCGAACGCGTTGATGTGACCACCGGCGCGCGTCGTGCCGGCGTGGTCGAGATCCGCCAGGGCCTGCAGGGCGGCGAGCGCATCGTCGTCGACGGCACGGGCAAGCTGCGCGCCGGCCTGAAGGTCGCCGCCACCGACGCCGCGCCGGCCAACGGCACCGCACCGGCCAAGGCGCCGGCCGCGGCACCGGCCGAGGGCAACGGCGGATGA
- a CDS encoding LysR family transcriptional regulator, giving the protein MTLTQLRYLVAIADAEMNITLAASRVHATQPGLSKQLKQLEDELGFLLFVRKGRSLESVTPAGTEVISRARAVLAEANNIRTYAANQRRESQGQLILTTTHTQARFVLPPAVAAIKQAYPQVSVHLQQAGEADALDRLNQGDADIAIISTAGGEPTDGIAVPLFRWRRLVVVPKGHPLDRAGRAPDLAALSRQPLISYESSTRPNSSLQRAFAANGLVPDLALTALDADLIKTYVRTGLGVGLLAEMAVSANDEDLRAWPAPEPITECIAWAVLPRDRVLRDYALELVHVLAPQIDPRDLRRVLDGNQAAAWPVPPTWESLTQTITV; this is encoded by the coding sequence ATGACGCTTACCCAGCTGCGCTACCTGGTCGCCATCGCCGACGCCGAGATGAACATCACGCTCGCGGCCTCGCGCGTGCACGCCACCCAGCCTGGCTTGTCCAAGCAGCTCAAGCAGCTGGAGGACGAGCTGGGCTTCCTGCTGTTCGTGCGCAAGGGGCGCAGCCTGGAATCGGTCACCCCGGCCGGTACCGAAGTGATTTCCCGCGCCCGCGCGGTGCTGGCCGAGGCCAACAACATCCGCACCTATGCCGCCAACCAGCGGCGCGAGAGCCAGGGCCAGCTGATCCTGACCACCACCCATACCCAGGCGCGCTTCGTGCTGCCGCCGGCGGTGGCGGCGATCAAACAGGCCTACCCGCAGGTGAGCGTGCACCTGCAGCAGGCCGGTGAGGCCGATGCGCTGGACCGCCTGAACCAGGGTGATGCCGATATCGCGATCATCAGCACGGCCGGTGGCGAGCCGACCGATGGCATCGCCGTGCCGCTGTTCCGCTGGCGCCGGCTGGTGGTGGTGCCCAAGGGCCACCCGCTGGACCGTGCCGGCCGCGCGCCGGACCTGGCCGCGCTGTCCCGCCAGCCGCTGATCAGCTACGAATCCTCCACCCGCCCCAATTCCTCGCTGCAGCGCGCGTTTGCGGCCAACGGGCTGGTGCCGGACCTGGCGCTGACGGCGCTGGATGCGGACCTGATCAAGACCTATGTGCGCACCGGCCTCGGCGTCGGCCTGCTGGCCGAGATGGCCGTGAGTGCCAACGACGAAGACCTGCGCGCGTGGCCGGCACCGGAGCCGATCACCGAGTGCATTGCGTGGGCGGTGCTGCCGCGTGACCGGGTGCTGCGCGATTACGCGCTGGAGCTGGTGCATGTGCTGGCACCGCAGATTGATCCGCGCGACCTGCGGCGGGTGCTGGATGGCAACCAGGCGGCAGCGTGGCCGGTGCCGCCGACGTGGGAGTCGCTGACCCAGACCATCACGGTCTGA
- the cysK gene encoding cysteine synthase A, whose translation MALYDSILDTIGNTPIVKLQRLAPQGVTVYAKVESFNPGGSVKDRLALAIILDAEERGLLKPGDTIVEATSGNTGVALAMVAAARGYKFVATMVETFSVERRKLMRAYGAKVILTPAAERGSGMVRRARELAEEHGWFLASQFANPANPAYHRNTTAAEILRDFAGKRLDYFVSGWGTGGTLTGVGEVLKVARPQTRIVATEPAGAALLKGDDWKPHKIQGWTPDFVPDVLNRDVVDELLTVEDDRAIATARRLAAEEGIFVGISAGATLASALDVAARAEPGAVILAMLPDTGERYFSTPLFADVNEGSDDDWLAGLP comes from the coding sequence ATGGCCCTGTACGACTCCATTCTCGACACCATCGGCAACACCCCCATCGTCAAACTGCAGCGCCTGGCCCCGCAGGGCGTCACCGTGTACGCCAAGGTCGAGTCGTTCAACCCGGGCGGCTCGGTGAAGGACCGCCTGGCGCTGGCCATCATCCTCGACGCCGAGGAACGCGGCCTGCTCAAGCCCGGCGACACGATCGTGGAGGCTACTTCGGGCAACACCGGCGTGGCCCTGGCGATGGTCGCCGCCGCGCGCGGCTACAAATTCGTCGCCACCATGGTCGAGACCTTCTCGGTGGAGCGCCGCAAGCTGATGCGCGCCTATGGCGCCAAGGTCATCCTGACCCCGGCCGCCGAACGCGGCAGCGGCATGGTGCGCAGGGCGCGCGAGCTGGCCGAAGAGCATGGCTGGTTCCTGGCCAGCCAGTTCGCCAACCCAGCCAACCCCGCCTATCACCGCAACACCACGGCGGCGGAGATCCTGCGCGACTTCGCCGGCAAGCGCCTGGACTACTTTGTCAGCGGCTGGGGTACCGGCGGCACCCTCACCGGCGTCGGCGAAGTGCTGAAGGTCGCCCGCCCGCAGACCCGCATCGTGGCAACCGAACCGGCCGGCGCCGCCCTGCTGAAGGGCGATGACTGGAAGCCGCACAAGATCCAGGGCTGGACCCCGGATTTCGTGCCGGACGTGCTCAACCGCGACGTGGTCGATGAACTGCTCACCGTCGAGGACGACCGCGCCATCGCCACCGCGCGCCGCCTGGCGGCGGAGGAAGGCATCTTCGTCGGCATCTCCGCCGGCGCGACGCTCGCCAGCGCGCTGGACGTAGCTGCCCGCGCCGAACCGGGCGCGGTGATCCTGGCGATGCTGCCCGACACCGGTGAACGCTATTTCTCCACGCCGCTGTTCGCCGATGTGAACGAAGGTTCCGACGACGACTGGCTGGCCGGCCTGCCGTAA
- a CDS encoding O-acetyl-ADP-ribose deacetylase, with the protein MKIEVWQGDITTLAVDAIVNAANETLLGGGGVDGAIHRAAGPGLLAECERLPELRPGVRCPTGEVRATDAYALPARHVLHTVGPVWHDGQRDEPALLANCYWKSLQLAESLGVQSIAFPAISCGVYGYPLYQAAQVAVTETLAWQRSHAQPMRIVLVAFNTATAKAYQQALSAAGQAVEAERILPLPPLGDAGYVAAH; encoded by the coding sequence ATGAAGATCGAAGTGTGGCAGGGCGACATCACGACCCTGGCGGTGGATGCGATCGTCAACGCGGCCAACGAAACCCTGCTCGGCGGGGGCGGTGTGGACGGTGCCATCCACCGTGCGGCTGGCCCAGGTTTGCTGGCCGAGTGCGAGCGCCTGCCGGAACTGCGCCCGGGTGTGCGCTGCCCGACCGGTGAAGTGCGTGCCACCGACGCCTATGCATTGCCCGCGCGGCACGTGCTGCATACGGTCGGCCCGGTCTGGCATGACGGCCAACGCGACGAACCCGCCCTGCTGGCCAACTGCTACTGGAAATCGCTGCAGCTGGCCGAATCGCTGGGCGTGCAGTCAATCGCGTTCCCGGCCATCAGCTGCGGCGTCTACGGCTACCCGCTGTACCAGGCCGCGCAGGTGGCGGTGACCGAAACGCTGGCGTGGCAGCGCAGCCATGCGCAGCCGATGCGCATCGTGCTGGTGGCGTTCAATACCGCCACGGCGAAGGCCTACCAGCAGGCGCTGAGTGCGGCCGGCCAGGCGGTGGAGGCCGAACGCATCCTGCCGCTGCCGCCGCTGGGTGATGCCGGGTACGTCGCCGCGCATTGA
- a CDS encoding ABC transporter substrate-binding protein yields the protein MRTTAIALAIATVLSVAGCSRIGQPAPTPKAPVLQFDKPVSGEITSRSGMNFNDGSHYQLYQITVQDKQRVGITLTGTVRGAMTVFHDGKVVARSRTHYEGSDVAVAFRAEGGGSYQVAVNANAPETYGPFRLRAEVLKPHDGSPIINAGHVSDLLLESSQAYTLQVDTAGLYTIDLRSDVFDTLLALEGEGQDAENDDGGEGSDSRLSLLLQPGRYTLNVSSLDEEENGAFTLDVQRSNAPAAMVEQDGTTLPASGSVFTTLDGEGRRRFLLRLDAPKQVQLDAVSSQVDTVLHLVGGDIDIEDDDGGNGTDARLQETLPAGHYTVDVSSVEGDSGLVELRIQ from the coding sequence ATGCGTACCACCGCGATCGCGCTGGCCATCGCCACGGTGCTGTCCGTGGCAGGCTGCAGCCGCATCGGCCAGCCTGCGCCGACGCCCAAGGCGCCGGTCCTGCAGTTCGACAAGCCCGTGTCCGGCGAGATCACCTCGCGCAGCGGCATGAATTTCAACGATGGCAGCCACTACCAGCTTTACCAGATCACCGTGCAGGACAAGCAGCGCGTCGGCATCACGCTGACCGGCACCGTCCGCGGTGCGATGACCGTCTTCCACGACGGCAAGGTGGTGGCCCGCAGCCGCACCCACTACGAGGGCAGTGACGTTGCCGTCGCGTTCCGTGCCGAGGGCGGCGGCAGCTACCAGGTGGCGGTGAACGCCAATGCGCCGGAAACCTATGGTCCGTTCCGGCTGCGCGCGGAAGTGCTGAAGCCCCATGACGGCTCGCCGATCATCAACGCGGGCCATGTGTCCGACCTGCTGCTGGAGTCGTCGCAGGCGTACACGCTGCAGGTGGACACGGCCGGCCTCTACACCATCGACCTGCGTTCGGACGTGTTCGACACCCTGCTGGCGCTGGAGGGCGAGGGCCAGGATGCCGAGAACGACGATGGCGGCGAAGGCAGCGATTCGCGCCTCAGCCTGCTGCTGCAGCCGGGCCGCTACACGCTCAACGTCAGCAGCCTGGATGAGGAGGAGAACGGCGCGTTCACCCTGGATGTCCAGCGCAGCAACGCGCCGGCCGCGATGGTCGAGCAGGACGGCACGACACTTCCAGCGTCGGGCAGCGTGTTCACCACGCTTGATGGCGAAGGCCGCCGGCGTTTCCTGCTGCGCCTGGACGCGCCGAAGCAGGTGCAGTTGGATGCGGTGTCCAGCCAGGTCGATACCGTGCTGCACCTGGTTGGCGGCGATATCGACATCGAGGACGATGACGGCGGCAACGGCACGGACGCGCGCCTGCAGGAGACGTTGCCGGCCGGCCACTACACGGTGGACGTGTCCAGCGTGGAGGGCGATTCCGGCCTGGTGGAGCTGCGCATCCAGTAG